TGACGCGGGGTTCGTCCTGGGCACCGGTAAGCTGTGGCTCAAAGTGCCGCCCACCATGCGGTTCGTCTTCCACGGCAACCTCCCGCCGTATCTGATGGCCAAAGACCTGATCCTCGCGGTCATCGGCGACATCGGCGTGGACGGCGCGACCTACCGCGCGATGGAGTTCGACGGCGACGGCGTTTACGCGCTCAACATCGAGGAGCGGATGACGCTGTGCAATATGGCGATCGAGGCCGGCGGGAAGAACGGCATCATCGCGGCGGACCAGGTGACGTTTGATTACGTCAACAAGCGGAACGCCGGGCAGAAGCCGTACCAGGCGGTGAAGAGCGACCCCGGGGCGCAGTTCGTGTTCGAGAAGGTGTACGACGTGACGAAGATGGAGCCGGTGATCGCGAAGCCGCACTCGCCGGACAACAAGGCGACCGTGACCGAGGTGAAGGGCACGAAACTCGACCGCGCGTACATCGGTAGCTGCACCGGTGGGAAGCTCACCGACTTCCGCGCCGCGGCCGAGTTGCTGAACGGCAAGAGCGTGAAGATCGACACGTTCGTGGTCCCCGCGACGACCGAAGTCGCGCGCGGCTTGGACACCGAGAAGATCGGCGGAAAATCGCTCCGCGACATCTTCCTGGCGTCCGGCGCGAAGATCGGCGAGGCGAGCTGTGCCGCGTGCCTCGGCGGGCCGAGCGACACCTTCGGCCGGCTGAACACCCCCATCAGTTGCATCAGCACGACGAACCGCAATTTCCCTGGTCGAATGGGGCACAAGGAAGCAAAAGTGTTCCTCGCCAGCCCGCTGACCGTGGCCGCCAGCGCCCTCGCGGGCACCATCGCGGATTGCCGCGACCTGATATGATGGGGCGAGCTTCACTGGAGGAATGAGCCGTGAGTCAGATTTTGGCCGACGCGGAGATGGCGAAGCAGATCGAAGCGGCCGACGGGCCGGTGAACATCGTTGATGCAACCGGCACGGTCATCGCCGTCTGCACACCGGTCAAATTCCCGCACTCACCGTACACCCGTGAGGAGGTGGAGGAGCGGCGCGAAGAGGCCCGAAAGAACCCGGGGGGCGGGAAATCGCTCGCCGAGATCATGACCCGGTTGAACCAACTCGGCGGGGGCAGGGTGTGACGTTCATGGTCGATTGGCGCCCCGCCGCC
The Gemmata palustris DNA segment above includes these coding regions:
- a CDS encoding 3-isopropylmalate dehydratase large subunit: MSAMTMTEKILARSSGKGSVAPGENVWTNVDVLMTHDVCGPGTFGVFKKEFGPNAKVWDKEKLVLIPDHYIFTQDAMANRNVDVLRQFAKEHDIKYFYDVGTDKYKGVCHIALPEEGHTRPGEVLLGTDSHTCTAGAFGEFATGIGNTDAGFVLGTGKLWLKVPPTMRFVFHGNLPPYLMAKDLILAVIGDIGVDGATYRAMEFDGDGVYALNIEERMTLCNMAIEAGGKNGIIAADQVTFDYVNKRNAGQKPYQAVKSDPGAQFVFEKVYDVTKMEPVIAKPHSPDNKATVTEVKGTKLDRAYIGSCTGGKLTDFRAAAELLNGKSVKIDTFVVPATTEVARGLDTEKIGGKSLRDIFLASGAKIGEASCAACLGGPSDTFGRLNTPISCISTTNRNFPGRMGHKEAKVFLASPLTVAASALAGTIADCRDLI